A window from Mytilus galloprovincialis chromosome 8, xbMytGall1.hap1.1, whole genome shotgun sequence encodes these proteins:
- the LOC143042319 gene encoding uncharacterized protein LOC143042319, with product MKSEVILSTLARKKLYVKHHVTNQFQQEVTSSMMIDSGSPDHIQLTHQGNSSLLIHNNNNQRNFSQEANEEKSPLISSSRSPSHSPDRVQMVPIEAEPVSLEVMKGSLTEMRPSFQSVITCGPGLCGNSPPLPNGTCGEMFPRTSYMGSVGLNLCTPSSIDSQIISPVSVPVMNDITQEHNMQCSPSPPSQNSESGSLSSPKQLSPQIMFDCHWLKCDQTFSNMDDLVSHVNDHHVKVERPDVDYQCKWDGCPRKGKGFNARYKMLIHIRTHTNEKPHSCKLCGKCFSRLENLKIHYRSHTGEKPYICPVEGCQKAYSNSSDRFKHVRTHQEEKPYICKMPGCNKRYTDPSSLRKHVRTHGHYYREENGKQKSKVSSTMPQQQPIFPSVKLQIPSVTQSPTSPVNPLMSMSPNKLMPHSMPTHIHPLHNILHVSNFTSNPMLSSTILTPSSATHSTSTQTEGVIISLSPNSPLKMDIGGEKLGNEEDDKIQDGPLDLSTSPSAESDILVGHRESSTFSTGKWELINS from the exons ATGAAATCAGAG GTCATATTGAGTACCTTAGCAAGGAAAAAGTTGTATGTAAAACATCATGTTACAAATCAGTTTCAACAGGAAGTGACATCATCAATGATGATTGACTCTGGGTCACCTGATCATATACAACTTACCCATCAAG gaAATTCTTCACTATtaatacataataataataatcaaagaAATTTCTCCCAAGAAGCTAATGAGGAAAAATCACCTTTGATCTCCAGCAGTCGTAGTCCAAGTCACTCGCCAGATCGTGTTCAGATGGTACCGATAGAAGCTGAACCCGTGTCACTAGAAGTTATGAAGGGTTCCTTAACAGAAATGCGTCCATCATTTCAAAGTGTAATCACTTGTGGACCTGGACTATGTGGAAACTCTCCACCTTTACCGAATGGCACATGTGGAGAAATGTTTCCACGCACAAGTTATATGGGTAGTGTAGGACTTAACTTGTGTACACCTTCCAGCATAGATTCTCAGATTATCTCCCCTGTTTCAGTTCCTGTTATGAATGATATTACACAAGAGCATAATATGCAG tgtTCTCCGTCCCCTCCAAGTCAGAATTCAGAATCTGGCTCATTATCAAGTCCTAAACAGTTGTCTCCACAGATAATGTTTGACTGTCACTGGCTCAAATGTGATCAAACCTTCTCTAATATGGACGACTTGGTGAGCCATGTCAACGACCACCATGTCAAGGTTGAGCGACCAGATGTTGACTACCAGTGTAAATGGGATGGATGTCCGCGAAAAGGCAAAGGGTTTAATGCAag GTATAAAATGCTGATCCATATCAGAACCCACACAAATGAGAAGCCACACAGTTGTAAATTGTGTGGTAAATGTTTCTCCCGACTGGAGAACTTAAAAATCCACTACAGATCGCATACAG GTGAAAAGCCTTATATTTGTCCTGTGGAAGGCTGTCAAAAGGCATACTCTAATTCTAGTGACCGATTCAAACATGTGCGAACACATCAGGAAGAAAAGCCGTACATCTGTAAAATGCCAGGATGTAATAAACGTTATACTGATCCTAGTTCTCTGAGGAAGCATGTACGGACACATGGACATTATTATCGTGAAGAAAACGGGAAACAAAAGTCTAAAGTTTCCAGTACAATGCCACAACAGCAGCCGATTTTCCCATCAGTGAAGTTGCAGATCCCATCAGTGACTCAGTCGCCTACTTCACCCGTCAATCCTCTAATGAGCATGTCCCCAAACAAACTGATGCCACACAGCATGCCAACGCATATACATCCTCTCCATAATATTTTACATGTGTCGAACTTTACATCAAATCCCATGTTATCGTCAACAATTCTGACACCGTCGTCTGCTACGCATTCAACTTCTACTCAGACAGAAGGGGTAATTATTTCACTGTCACCAAATTCACCGCTCAAAATGGACATTGGTGGTGAAAAACTTGGAAATGAAGAAGATGATAAGATCCAAGATGGGCCTCTGGATCTGTCTACTAGTCCTTCCGCAGAATCAGATATCTTAGTTGGTCATCGAGAAAGCTCAACGTTCTCGACAGGGAAATGGGAGCTAATAAATTCCTAA